A single region of the Lathamus discolor isolate bLatDis1 chromosome 13, bLatDis1.hap1, whole genome shotgun sequence genome encodes:
- the SDK2 gene encoding protein sidekick-2 isoform X2, whose amino-acid sequence MARLGSWALLCFVVLALPGPPGAGAQDDVSPYFKTEPVRSQVHLEGNRLVLTCMAEGSWPLEFKWLHNSQELTKFSLEYRYVITSLDRTHAGFYRCIVRNRMGALLQRQTEVQVAYMGSFEDRETQQSVSHGEAAVIRAPRIASFPQPQVTWFRDGRKISPSSRIAITLENTLVILSTVAPDAGRYYVQAVNDKNGDNKTSQPITLSVANVGGPADPIAPTIIVPPRNTSVVAGTSEVTMECVANARPLMKLHIVWKKDGVPLSSGISDYSRRLTILSPALSDSGYYECEAVLRSSSVPAVAEGAFLSVMEPPQFIREPERHITAEMEKVVAIPCQAKGVPPPEMAWYKDAALIHLEKLSRFQLLADGSLQISGLLPDDTGMFQCFARNAAGEVQTTTYLAVTSIAPNITRGPQDSTVIDGMSVILNCETSGAPRPAITWQKGERVLASGSVQLPRFTLLESGSLLVSPAHLADAGTYVCLATNSRGVDEASADLVVWARTRITDPPQDQSVIKGTKAVMSCGVTHDPSVDVRYLWEKDGAPLSTESGPRVRLDEMGTLHISQTWSGDIGTYTCKVVSAGGNDSRSAYLRVRQLPHAPESPVAVLSPLEKRAINLTWAKPFDGNSPLLRYIVEVSENNAPWTVLLASVDPEVTSVAVRGLVPARSYQFRLCAVNDVGRGQFSKDTERVSLPEEPPSAPPQNVIASGRTNQSIMIQWQPPPESHQNGVLKGYIIRYCLAGLPVGYQFKNITNAEVNNLLLEDLIIWTNYEIEVAAYNSAGLGVYSMKVTEWTLQGVPTVPPGNVQTEAINSTTIRFTWNPPSPQFINGINQGYKLIAWEPEHEEEATVVTVRPNFQDSIHVGYVSGLRKFAEYFTSVLCFTTPGDGPRSPPQLVRTHEDVPGPVGHLSFSDILDTSLKVSWQEPLEKNGILTGYRISWEEYNRTNTRVTHYLPNVTLEYRVTGLTALTTYTIEVAAMTSKGQGQLSSSTISSGVPPELPGAPTNLGISNIGPRSVTLQFRPGYDGKTSISRWQVEAQAGQSGEAEEWGLVHQLANEPDARSMEVPNLKPYTYYSFRMRQVNIVGTSPPSLPSRRIQTLQAPPDMAPANVTLRTASETSLWLRWMPLLEQEYNGNPDSVGYRIRYTRLDGRGQPALHIIHDRVEREYTIEDLEEWTEYRVQVQAFNAIGSGPWSQAVVGRTRESVPSSGPSNVSVVATSSSSMLVRWSDIPEADCNGHILGYKVMYKEKDSDTRARFWLAEGNASRSAQLTGLGKYRLYEIRVLAFTRIGDGAPSRPPVLERTLDDVPGPPVGMLFPEVRTTLVRLIWQPPAEPNGIILAYQVTHSLNTTAASAAAVEVLEPSARQYTATGLQPEATYLFRIAAQTRKGWGEAAEALVVTTEKRARPQPPGKPLAQQEEVRARSVLLSWQPGSDGLSPVRFYTVQSRELPDGDWALHPAPASRNATAFVVDRLKPFTSYKFRVKATNDIGDSEYSEESESLTTLQAAPEEAPTILSVTPHTTTSVLIRWQPPAEDKINGILLGFRLRYRELVPDSLRGVSLRGIGNPGATWAQLTPVYAVHNLSEVSLTQYELDNLSKHRRYEIRMSVYNAVGEGPPSPPHEVFVGEAVPTGAPRNVAVQAATATQLDVTWEPPPVESQNGDIQGYKIHFWEAQRQNGSERVKTLFLPERAVKLKNLTGFTSYWVSVAAFNAAGDGPRSAPVKGRTQQAAPSAPGSIRFSELTTTSVNVSWEPPPLPNGILEGYRLVYEPCMPVDGISKIVTVDVKGNSPLWMKVKDLAEGVTYQFRIRAKTFAYGPDVEANITTGPGEGAPGPPGEPFISRYGSAITIHWSSGDPGQGPITRYVIEARPSDEGLWDILIKDIPKEVTSYTFSMDILKQGVSYDFRVIAVNDYGYGTPSTPSPSVSAQKANPFYEEWWFLVVIALVGLIFILLLVFVLIIRGQSKKYSKKSDSGNSSKATALNHGEMVSLDEGSFPALELNNRRLSIKNSFCRKNGIYTRSPPRPSPGSLHYSDEDVTKYNDLIPAESSSLTEKPSEGSDSEYEVDPGHQKAHSFVNHYISDPTYYNSWRRQQKGISRAQAYSYTESDSGEPDPAALPNSTSTQQGSLFRPKASRTPTPQTPGNPPSQPGTLYRPPSSLAPGSRAPIAGFSSFV is encoded by the exons ACGATGTCTCCCCATACTTTAAGACGGAGCCAGTGCGGAGCCAGGTCCATCTGGAGGGGAACCGCCTGGTCCTGACGTGCATGGCCGAGGGCAGTTGGCCCCTCGAGTTCAAGTGGCTGCACAACAGCCAGGAGCTGACCAAGTTCTCCTTGGAGTACCG GTACGTGATCACATCACTGGACCGCACTCATGCCGGCTTCTACCGCTGCATCGTCCGCAACCGGAtgggagccctgctgcagcgCCAGACCGAGGTGCAGGTGGCAT ACATGGGGAGCTTTGAGGACCGCGAGACACAGCAGAGCGTGTCCCACGGGGAGGCGGCCGTCATCCGTGCGCCCCGCATCGCCAGCTTCCCCCAGCCCCAGGTCACCTGGTTCCGCGACGGCCGCAAGATCTCCCCCAGCAGCCGCAT aGCCATCACGCTGGAGAACACCCTCGTCATCCTCTCCACGGTGGCCCCGGACGCGGGACGTTACTACGTGCAGGCGGTGAACGACAAGAACGGGGACAACAAGACGAGCCAGCCCATCACGCTGAGCGTGGCCA ATGTGGGTGGCCCGGCTGATCCCATCGCACCCACCATCATCGTCCCACCCAGGAACACCAGCGTGGTGGCTGGCACCTCGGAGGTGACCATGGAGTGCGTGGCCAACGCCAG gccgctgATGAAGCTGCACATCGTCTGGAAGAAGGACGGGGTGCCCCTCTCCAGCGGCATCAGCGACTACAGCCGCCGGCTCACCATCCTCAGCCCCGCGCTGAGCGACAGCGGCTACTACGAGTGCGAGGCCGTGCTGCGCAGCAGCAGCGTGCCCGCCGTGGCCGAGGGCGCCTTCCTCTCCGTCATGG AGCCGCCGCAGTTCATCAGGGAGCCCGAGAGGCACATCACAGCCGAGATGGAGAAGGTGGTGGCCATTCCCTGCCAAGCCAAAG GCGTGCCCCCCCCAGAGATGGCCTGGTACAAGGATGCTGCCCTCATCCACCTGGAGAAGCTGTCCCGCTTCCAGCTCCTGGCGGACGGCAGCCTGCAGATCAGCGGGCTGCTCCCCGACGACACCGGCATGTTCCAGTGCTTCGCCCGCAACGCGGCCGGCGAGGTGCAGACCACCACGTACCTGGCTGTGACCA GCATCGCCCCCAACATCACCAGGGGTCCCCAGGACAGCACGGTGATTGATGGCATGTCCGTGATCCTCAACTGCGAGACCTCAGGGGCTCCGCGTCCGGCCATCACGTGGCAGAAAG GGGAGCGCGTCCTGGCCAGCGGCTCGGTGCAGCTCCCTCGCTTCACGCTGCTGGAGTCGGGCAGCCTGCTCGTGAGCCCCGCGCACCTCGCCGACGCCGGCACCTACGTCTGCCTGGCCACCAACTCCCGTGGCGTGGACGAGGCCTCTGCTGACCTGGTGGTGTGGG CAAGGACTCGTATCACCGACCCACCGCAGGACCAGAGCGTCATCAAGGGGACCAAGGCTGTCATGAGCTGTGGGGTCACCCACGACCCCAGCGTGGATGTGAG GTACCTCTGGGAGAAGGACGGGGCACCGCTGAGCACGGAGAGCGGCCCCAGGGTGCGCCTGGACGAGATGGGCACCCTCCACATCTCCCAGACCTGGTCGGGAGACATCGGCACGTACACGTGCAAGGTGGTGTCGGCCGGGGGCAACGACTCACGCAGCGCCTACCTCCGCGTCCG GCAGCTCCCCCACGCTCCCGAGAGCCCTGTGGCCGTGCTCAGCCCCCTGGAGAAACGAGCCATCAACCTCACCTGGGCCAAACCCTTCGATGGCAACAGCCCCCTGCTCCGCTACATCGTGGAGGTCTCTGAGAACA ATGCCCCCTGGACCGTGCTGCTGGCCAGCGTGGACCCCGAGGTGACATCGGTGGCTGTGCGGGGCTTGGTCCCCGCTCGCTCCTATCAGTTCCGCCTCTGTGCTGTGAATGATGTGGGCAGGGGCCAGTTCAGCAAGGACACGGAGAG ggtgtccctgcccgagGAGCCCCCCTCTGCGCCCCCCCAGAATGTCATTGCCAGCGGCCGCACCAACCAGTCCATCATGATCCAGTGGCAGCCACCCCCGGAGAGCCACCAGAACGGTGTCCTCAAGGGCTACATCATCCG GTACTGCCTGGCTGGGCTGCCCGTGGGCTACCAGTTCAAGAACATCACCAACGCCGAGGTCAACAACCTGCTCCTGGAGGACCTCATCATCTGGACCAACTACGAGATCGAGGTGGCGGCGTACAACAGCGCCGGCCTGGGGGTCTACAGCATGAAGGTGACCGAGTGGACGCTGCAGGGAG TGCCCACGGTGCCCCCGGGGAACGTGCAGACCGAGGCCATCAACTCCACCACCATCCGCTTCACCTGGaacccccccagcccccagtTCATCAACGGCATCAACCAGGGCTACAAG CTCATCGCCTGGGAGCCAGAGCACGAGGAGGAGGCGACGGTGGTGACGGTGCGGCCCAACTTCCAGGACAGCATCCATGTGGGATACGTGTCAGGGCTGCGGAAGTTTGCCGAGTACTTCACCTCGGTGCTGTGCTTCACCACGCCGGGGGACGGCCCGCGCAGCCCCCCCCAGCTGGTGCGCACCCACGAGGACG TGCCTGGCCCCGTGGGACATCTCAGCTTCAGTGACATCCTGGACACATCCCTGAAGGTCAGCTGGCAGGAGCCACTGGAGAAGAACGGCATCCTGACAG GCTACCGGATCTCCTGGGAGGAATACAACCGCACCAACACACGGGTGACTCATTACCTGCCCAACGTCACCCTGGAGTACCGCGTCACcggcctcaccgccctcaccACCTACACCATCGAGGTGGCTGCCATGACCTCCAAGGGCCAGGgccagctctcctcctccaccaTCTCCTCAGGGGTGCCTCCAG AGCTCCCCGGTGCCCCCACCAACCTGGGCATCTCCAACATCGGGCCCCGCTCCGTCACCCTCCAGTTTCGCCCAGGCTACGATGGCAAAACCTCCATCTCCCGCTGGCAGGTGGAGGCACAG GCAGGCCAGAGCGGTGAGGCTGAAGAGTGGGGGCTCGTCCACCAGCTGGCAAATGAGCCCGATGCCCGGTCCATGGAGGTGCCCAACCTGAAGCCCTACACCTACTACAG tTTCCGCATGCGGCAGGTGAACATCGTGGGCACCAGCCCCCCCAGCCTGCCCTCCCGGAGGATCCAGACCCTGCAGGCCCCCCCGGACATGGCACCCGCCAATGTCACCCTGAGGACAGCCAGTGAGACCAGCCTGTGGCTGCGCTGGATG cccctcctggagcaggagtACAACGGGAATCCCGACTCAGTGGGCTACAGGATCCGGTACACGCGCTTGGACGGGAGAGGGCAGCCAGCGCTGCACATCATCCACGACCGTGTGGAGCGGGAATACACCATTGAGGACCTGGAGGAGTGGACCGAGTACCGGGTACAGGTCCAAGCATTCAACGCCATCGGATCGGGGCCATGGAGCCAAGCGGTGGTGGGACGCACCCGGGAGTCAG TGCCTTCCTCTGGCCCCAGCAATGTGTCGGTGGTGgccacctcctccagcagcatgcTGGTCCGATGGAGCGACATCCCTGAGGCAGACTGCAATGGCCACATCCTTGGCTACAAG GTGATGTACAAAGAGAAGGACTCGGACACACGTGCCCGGTTCTGGCTGGCAGAGGGCAATGCCTCCCGCAGCGCCCAGCTGACCGGGCTGGGCAAGTACAGGCTGTACGAGATCCGTGTGCTGGCCTTCACCAGGATCGGTGATGGAGCGCCCAGCCGGCCCCCCGTCCTGGAGCGGACACTGGATGATG TGCCCGGGCCCCCCGTGGGGATGCTCTTCCCCGAAGTGAGGACCACCTTGGTGCGGCTCATCTGGCAGCCTCCTGCGGAGCCCAACGGCATCATCCTGG CGTACCAGGTCACCCATAGCCTCAACACCACCGCGGCCAGCGCTGCCGCCGTGGAGGTGCTGGAGCCCAGCGCCCGGCAGTACACGGCCACCGGCCTGCAGCCCGAGGCCACCTACTTGTTCCGCATCGCGGCACAGACCCGCAAGGGCTGGGGTGAGGCGGCCGAAGCCCTCGTGGTGACCACGGAGAAGAGAG CCCGGCCGCAGCCCCCCGGGAAGCCGCTGGCGCAGCAGGAGGAGGTGCGTGCCCGCAGCGTGCTGCTGTCCTGGCAGCCGGGCAGCGACGGGCTCTCCCCGGTCCGGTTCTACACGGTGCAGAGCCGCGAGCTGCCCGATGGTGACTGGGCTCTGCACCCTGCCCCCGCGAGCCGCAACGCCACCGCCTTCGTCGTGGATAG GCTGAAGCCCTTCACCTCCTACAAGTTCCGTGTGAAGGCAACAAATGACATCGGGGACAGCGAGTACAGCGAGGAGTCAGAGTCGCTCACCACTCTGCAGGCGG CCCCTGAGGAAGCCCCCACCATCCTCTCCGTCACCCCGCACACCACCACATCCGTGCTCATCCGCTGGCAG CCCCCGGCCGAGGACAAGATCAACGGGATCCTGCTGGGTTTCCGCCTGCGGTACCGCGAGCTGGTGCCTGACAGCCTGCGCGGCGTCTCCCTGCGCGGCATCGGCAACCCCGGCGCCACGTGGGCACAGCTCACCC CCGTCTATGCCGTGCACAACCTCAGCGAGGTGTCCCTCACCCAGTACGAGCTGGACA ACCTGAGCAAGCACCGGCGCTACGAGATCCGCATGAGCGTGTACAACGCGGTGGGCGAGGGCCCCCCCAGTCCCCCCCATGAGGTGTTTGTGGGTGAAGCGG TGCCCACCGGTGCACCGCGGAACGTGGCGGTGCAGGCGGCCACGGCCACGCAGCTGGATGTGACCTGGGAGCCACCGCCGGTGGAGAGCCAGAACGGGGACATCCAAGGGTACAAG ATCCACTTCTGGGAGGCGCAGCGCCAGAACGGGAGCGAGCGGGTGAAGACGCTTTTCCTGCCGGAGCGCGCCGTGAAGCTGAAGAACCTCACGGGGTTCACCTCGTACTGGGTCAGCGTCGCCGCCTTCAACGCCGCGGGAGACGGGCCCCGCAGCGCCCCGGTGAAGGGGCGCACGCAGCAGGCAG CCCCCAGTGCCCCAGGATCCATCCGGTTCAGTGAGCTGACCACCACATCAGTGAACGTGTCCTGGGAGCCGCCACCGCTGCCCAACGGCATCCTCGAGGGCTACCGGCTGGTCTATGAGCCCTGCATGCCCGTGGATG gcaTCAGTAAGATCGTGACGGTGGACGTGAAGGGGAACAGCCCGCTGTGGATGAAGGTGAAGGACCTGGCCGAGGGCGTCACGTACCAGTTCCGAATCCGAGCCAAAACCTTTGCCTATGGGCCGGATGTTGAGGCAAACATCACCACGGGGCCTGGGGAAG GTGCCCCTGGTCCCCCCGGCGAGCCCTTCATCTCCCGCTATGGCTCAGCTATCACCATCCACTGGTCCAGCGGGGACCCCGGCCAAGGACCCATCACCAGATACGTCATTGAAGCCCGTCCTTCAG ACGAGGGGCTCTGGGACATCCTCATCAAAGACATCCCCAAGGAGGTGACCTCCTACACCTTCAGCATGGACATCCTCAAGCAGGGGGTCAGCTACGACTTCCGTGTCATCGCTGTGAACGACTATGGCTACGGGACCCCCAGCACGCCTTCCCCCTCCGTGTCAG cccagaaagccaacccgTTCTACGAGGAGTGGTGGTTCCTGGTGGTCATCGCCCTCGTGGGGCTCATCTTCATCCTCCTGCTTGTCTTTGTGCTCATCATCCGCGGGCAAAGCAAGAAGTACTCCAAGAAGTCAGACTCAG GGAACAGCTCCAAGGCGACGGCCCTGAACCACGGCGAGATGGTGAGCCTGGATGAGGGCAGCTTCCCAGCCCTGGAGCTCAACAACCGGCGCCTCTCCATCAAGAATTCCTTCTGCCGCAAGAACGGCATCTACACCCG GTCCCCACCACGGCCCAGCCCCGGCAGCCTCCACTACTCGGATGAGGATGTGACCAAGTACAATGACCTGATCCCTGCCGAGAGCAGCAGCCTGACCGAGAAACCCTCTGAG GGCAGTGACAGCGAGTACGAGGTGGACCCCGGCCACCAGAAAGCGCATTCCTTTGTGAACCACTACATCAGCGACCCCACGTACTACAACTCGTGGCGGCGGCAGCAGAAGGGCATCTCCCGGGCGCAGGCTTACAGCTACACCGAGAGCGACTCCGGCGAGCCCGACCCCGCCGCCCTGCCCAACAGCACCTCCACGCAGCAGGGCAGCCTCTTCCGGCCCAAAGCCAGCAGGACTCCCACCCCCCAGACCCCCGGCAACCCCCCCAGCCAGCCCGGGACCCTGTACCGCCCGCCCAGCAGCCTGGCCCCCGGCTCCAGAGCTCCCATCGCCGGGTTTTCTTCTTTCGTTTGA